A genomic stretch from Leptotrichia sp. HSP-536 includes:
- a CDS encoding CbiQ family ECF transporter T component → MLIDKISYTNPIKNINPGVKFILSMTTLVFLLYTGSKVVFIFNFILFNLLLLFVVKVKIDDLLKLNFIPALFILTTVISLLLIKADIWTFLLRSFSSITVIYFLICSTPVIDLDYIFEKLKFPKIFREMFLLIYRYIFLLFENKEKLRNAQEVRLGYSSFKNGMKSFPMLVVAILKKTYYYNLNSIKAVESRMGKEFIFSHRKYKKIGFEIIFVIIIVIINLYLVVKYNA, encoded by the coding sequence ATGCTGATAGATAAAATATCTTACACAAATCCCATAAAAAATATAAATCCCGGAGTAAAGTTTATATTGTCAATGACGACATTAGTATTTTTGCTTTATACTGGAAGTAAAGTAGTATTTATTTTTAATTTTATACTGTTTAATTTACTTCTTTTATTTGTCGTAAAAGTGAAAATAGACGACTTGTTAAAGCTGAACTTTATTCCGGCTTTATTTATTTTAACGACTGTAATTTCGCTGTTGCTTATAAAGGCGGATATATGGACGTTTTTATTGCGTTCATTTTCTTCAATAACAGTAATTTATTTCCTTATCTGCTCAACACCTGTTATAGATTTGGACTATATATTTGAAAAATTGAAATTTCCTAAAATATTTAGGGAAATGTTTTTACTAATTTACAGATATATATTTTTATTATTTGAAAATAAGGAAAAATTACGTAATGCACAGGAAGTAAGACTAGGATACAGCAGTTTTAAAAATGGGATGAAATCATTTCCGATGCTGGTAGTTGCTATATTAAAAAAAACATACTACTATAATCTGAATTCTATAAAGGCTGTGGAATCAAGAATGGGAAAGGAATTTATTTTTTCTCATAGAAAATATAAAAAAATTGGGTTTGAAATAATATTCGTAATAATAATAGTTATAATAAATTTATATTTGGTGGTAAAATACAATGCTTAG
- a CDS encoding type II toxin-antitoxin system RelE family toxin has product MEKRSYEVKFTESAEKDLKKLIKSNKAIAKLIKKWISDNLIDTQNPKQRGKALTGNLKGLWRYRIGSYRIVAEIKDKVLLILIIEISDRKETYKNKKTYKDSKIK; this is encoded by the coding sequence ATGGAAAAAAGATCTTACGAAGTTAAATTTACTGAATCTGCAGAAAAGGATTTGAAAAAATTGATCAAATCAAACAAAGCCATAGCTAAACTTATAAAAAAATGGATTTCAGATAATTTAATAGATACACAAAATCCAAAACAAAGAGGAAAAGCATTAACAGGAAACTTAAAAGGATTATGGAGATACAGGATAGGTTCCTATAGAATTGTAGCTGAAATAAAGGATAAAGTTTTACTAATATTAATTATAGAAATTTCAGATAGAAAGGAAACTTACAAAAATAAAAAAACATATAAAGATAGTAAAATAAAATAA
- a CDS encoding energy-coupling factor ABC transporter substrate-binding protein, producing the protein MSENKSKSVFKKNIILIIVILLIGVAPLLFIKSEFGGSDGEGEEMIKTIKPDYEPWAKSLIELPGSETESLLFALQAAIGAGVVGYVLGYFKGERKNADR; encoded by the coding sequence ATGTCAGAAAATAAAAGCAAAAGTGTGTTTAAAAAGAACATTATTTTAATAATTGTAATACTTTTAATAGGTGTTGCTCCTTTACTTTTTATAAAGTCTGAATTTGGTGGTTCTGATGGTGAGGGAGAAGAAATGATAAAAACGATAAAACCTGATTATGAGCCATGGGCTAAGAGTTTGATAGAATTACCAGGAAGTGAAACTGAAAGTCTGCTATTTGCATTACAGGCAGCAATAGGTGCAGGAGTTGTAGGATATGTATTAGGCTATTTCAAAGGTGAAAGAAAAAATGCTGATAGATAA
- a CDS encoding energy-coupling factor ABC transporter permease, protein MKKRTLLFLVLTSMLLIGVNGYSMHIMEGFLPLNWVIVWFAVCIPFWIIGIKKLQSVSKGSVQEKMTLALAGAFIFVLSALKIPSVTGSSSHPTGVGLSAILYGPFVTSILGTIVLIFQAGLLAHGGFTTLGANVASMAIAGPVVSYFVYKAFEKKNKALAVFLAAALGDLATYTVTSFQLALAYPSPQGGMLASFIKFGAVFAVTQIPLAVIEGLLTNVVMNILEKYNVKGVEA, encoded by the coding sequence ATGAAAAAGAGAACATTATTGTTTTTGGTTTTAACCAGTATGCTGTTAATAGGCGTAAATGGTTATTCAATGCACATTATGGAAGGTTTTTTACCACTAAATTGGGTTATAGTATGGTTTGCGGTTTGTATTCCGTTCTGGATAATAGGAATAAAGAAGCTTCAATCTGTTTCTAAAGGGAGTGTACAGGAAAAAATGACGCTTGCATTAGCGGGTGCGTTTATATTTGTATTGTCTGCACTAAAAATTCCATCAGTTACAGGAAGTTCATCACATCCAACAGGAGTAGGGCTTTCAGCTATATTATACGGACCTTTTGTAACTTCCATTCTTGGAACAATCGTATTGATATTTCAAGCAGGATTGCTTGCTCACGGAGGATTTACAACGTTGGGAGCAAATGTGGCTTCAATGGCAATTGCAGGACCAGTTGTGTCATATTTTGTGTATAAGGCATTTGAAAAAAAGAATAAGGCGTTAGCGGTATTCTTGGCAGCCGCATTAGGAGATCTTGCTACTTATACAGTAACTTCATTCCAGCTTGCACTTGCATATCCATCGCCTCAAGGTGGAATGCTGGCTTCATTTATCAAATTTGGAGCGGTGTTTGCAGTAACTCAGATTCCTCTTGCTGTTATTGAAGGGCTGCTTACAAATGTAGTGATGAATATACTTGAAAAATACAATGTAAAAGGGGTGGAAGCATAA
- a CDS encoding ABC transporter ATP-binding protein codes for MFNINDVILETKNLTKIYEKSNDKKVVACNNVNLKIHKGKTLGIVGESGSGKTTLVNMLMDLEKPTSGEILYHGRDISKFTKQEVWENRQNIQIVFQDPWSAFNPKMNVMQILTEPLMNYGRLKKSERKQKAAELLKMVDLPEEFVTKYPQNMSGGQRQRLGIARAISLEPEILICDEATSALDVSIQKNIVELLVKLQKEKNITMIFICHDIALIESFAHEIVVMYHGDVVETIEGGQISEKAKHPYTKSLLSAIFPVRGKPMEIK; via the coding sequence TTGTTTAATATTAATGATGTAATTCTTGAAACAAAAAACCTTACAAAAATTTATGAAAAATCAAATGATAAAAAAGTAGTAGCTTGTAACAACGTAAATTTGAAAATTCATAAAGGAAAAACTTTGGGAATAGTTGGAGAATCAGGATCGGGGAAAACAACACTTGTAAATATGCTTATGGACTTGGAAAAGCCAACTTCTGGAGAGATTTTGTATCACGGAAGGGATATAAGCAAGTTTACAAAACAGGAAGTGTGGGAAAATAGACAAAATATCCAGATAGTCTTTCAAGATCCATGGTCAGCTTTCAATCCAAAAATGAACGTTATGCAAATTCTGACAGAGCCTTTGATGAATTATGGAAGATTGAAAAAGTCAGAAAGAAAGCAAAAAGCGGCAGAACTTTTAAAAATGGTTGACTTGCCCGAAGAATTTGTAACAAAGTATCCACAAAATATGAGTGGTGGGCAAAGACAAAGGCTTGGAATCGCAAGAGCAATTTCGCTTGAGCCTGAGATACTTATATGCGACGAGGCAACTTCCGCGCTTGATGTTTCCATTCAAAAAAACATAGTGGAACTTCTTGTAAAGCTGCAAAAAGAAAAGAACATAACAATGATTTTTATATGCCACGACATAGCACTAATAGAATCTTTTGCACACGAAATCGTAGTAATGTACCACGGAGACGTAGTGGAAACGATAGAGGGTGGACAAATTTCTGAAAAAGCAAAACATCCATATACGAAATCGTTATTAAGTGCAATTTTTCCTGTGCGTGGGAAGCCGATGGAAATCAAATAA
- the cbiD gene encoding cobalt-precorrin-5B (C(1))-methyltransferase CbiD: MEEYVYFNGRKLRYGYTTGSSATAATKAALMYLLQDGEQDIPEVTIGLPSGKSITIKVDSLKKADNYALASVLKDGGDDPDVTHGLQIFSKVSLRDDAKINIFGGIGVGKVTKKGLPISPGNSAINPTPLKMIRAAAESVLPTGKGADIEIFVPKGEETAKKTLNAKLGIIGGISILGTTGIVKPMSEDAWKASLAIELKMALENAENGEAIFLFGNRGKKYLTDNFEDNTSLSVVISNFVGYMFDRACEFEARKIYFIGELGKFVKVAGGIFHTHSRVSDAKMEILTANALLVGESLENLKKIMASNTTEEATKYIEKTEVYNLLATKAKQKCEEYCRRNGWDLEVETLIISAERKELGSSKNFFDNFKRKGL, translated from the coding sequence ATGGAAGAATACGTATATTTTAACGGTAGAAAACTAAGATATGGCTATACAACGGGAAGTTCTGCAACAGCAGCCACGAAAGCTGCACTTATGTATCTTCTGCAAGACGGAGAACAGGATATACCAGAAGTAACTATCGGACTTCCCTCAGGAAAATCTATCACAATAAAAGTAGATTCATTAAAAAAAGCAGATAACTATGCGCTTGCATCGGTTTTAAAGGATGGGGGAGATGATCCCGACGTTACTCATGGACTTCAGATTTTTTCAAAGGTAAGTTTGCGGGATGATGCAAAAATAAATATTTTTGGTGGGATAGGAGTAGGAAAAGTTACCAAAAAGGGTCTTCCCATCTCTCCTGGAAATTCTGCAATAAATCCTACTCCTTTAAAAATGATAAGAGCGGCGGCGGAAAGTGTTCTTCCAACTGGAAAAGGTGCAGATATAGAAATTTTTGTGCCAAAAGGTGAAGAAACTGCAAAAAAAACATTGAATGCAAAACTTGGAATTATTGGTGGAATTTCAATTCTTGGTACAACGGGAATAGTAAAGCCGATGTCGGAAGACGCATGGAAAGCATCGCTTGCCATTGAATTGAAGATGGCTCTTGAAAATGCTGAAAATGGCGAGGCAATATTTCTATTTGGAAACAGGGGGAAAAAATATTTAACTGACAATTTTGAGGATAATACTTCATTATCTGTTGTAATAAGTAATTTTGTGGGCTATATGTTTGACAGGGCGTGCGAATTTGAGGCAAGAAAAATTTACTTTATTGGTGAACTTGGAAAATTTGTGAAAGTTGCAGGAGGGATATTTCATACACACAGCAGAGTTTCTGACGCAAAAATGGAAATTCTCACAGCAAATGCATTGCTTGTGGGTGAAAGTCTGGAAAACTTAAAAAAAATAATGGCATCAAACACAACCGAAGAAGCCACAAAATACATTGAAAAAACAGAAGTTTACAATCTTTTAGCAACAAAGGCAAAGCAAAAATGTGAAGAATATTGCCGAAGAAACGGTTGGGATCTGGAAGTGGAAACACTTATTATTTCTGCTGAAAGAAAAGAGCTGGGAAGCAGTAAGAACTTTTTTGATAATTTTAAAAGAAAAGGGCTTTAA
- a CDS encoding ATP-binding protein: MIRIDRKEYLDFLLKSKDKQIIKVVSGVRRCGKSTLFEIYKDFLLENGVAKNQIISINFEDMDYEELTDYKKLYEYIKSKMIGDKKNYIFLDEIQHVDKFEKVVDSLFIKENTDLYIAGSNAYFMSSELATLLSGRYIELKMLPLSFKEYYQAKLEYEKMEQKENRISKTLIQYYNEYIVNSSFPYTLQLDSDLKNIHEYLSGIYNSVLLKDIIARLKISDVMRLESVVKYIFDNIGNLTSLSKIGNTLTSMGRKTDVKTIKKYIRGLTDSLLVHEVSRYNIKGKEFLSTLSKYYVTDLGLRQMILGNRNIDMGHILKNVIYLELLRRKGNVYVGQFDKNEIDFVVINSNEIEYYQVALTVLDENTLKRELDAFKNIKDNYPKYLITLDDVMVNTDYDGIKVVNALEWLLGE, encoded by the coding sequence ATGATAAGGATAGATAGAAAAGAATATTTAGATTTTTTACTAAAATCAAAAGACAAACAGATAATAAAGGTCGTATCTGGTGTAAGAAGATGTGGAAAATCCACTCTTTTTGAGATATATAAAGATTTTCTGCTTGAAAATGGAGTTGCAAAAAATCAGATTATATCTATAAATTTTGAAGATATGGATTATGAAGAACTTACAGATTATAAAAAACTTTATGAATATATAAAATCTAAAATGATTGGAGATAAAAAAAATTACATATTTTTAGATGAAATTCAGCATGTGGATAAATTTGAAAAAGTTGTAGACAGTCTTTTTATAAAAGAAAATACAGATTTATACATAGCAGGCTCTAATGCCTATTTTATGTCAAGCGAGCTGGCAACTCTTTTAAGTGGACGTTATATAGAATTGAAAATGTTGCCTTTATCATTTAAGGAGTATTATCAGGCTAAATTAGAATATGAAAAAATGGAGCAAAAGGAAAATAGAATATCAAAAACACTTATACAATATTATAATGAATATATAGTAAACAGTTCATTTCCTTATACTTTACAGTTGGACAGTGATTTAAAAAATATACATGAATATTTAAGTGGGATATATAACTCTGTGCTTTTGAAAGATATAATTGCAAGATTGAAAATTTCAGATGTAATGAGACTTGAAAGTGTTGTGAAGTATATATTTGATAATATCGGTAATTTGACTTCGCTTTCAAAAATAGGGAATACCCTAACTTCAATGGGAAGAAAAACAGATGTAAAAACCATTAAAAAGTATATTAGAGGACTTACTGACAGTTTACTTGTGCATGAAGTTAGCAGATACAATATAAAAGGGAAAGAATTCCTGTCCACATTATCAAAATATTATGTTACTGATTTAGGACTCAGACAGATGATTTTAGGTAACAGAAATATAGATATGGGGCATATACTGAAAAATGTAATTTATCTTGAACTGCTTAGAAGAAAAGGCAATGTATATGTTGGGCAGTTTGATAAAAATGAAATTGATTTTGTTGTTATTAATTCAAATGAAATTGAATATTATCAGGTCGCTTTGACTGTCTTAGATGAAAACACTTTAAAAAGGGAACTGGATGCCTTTAAAAATATTAAGGATAACTATCCGAAGTATCTTATAACCTTAGATGATGTAATGGTAAATACTGACTATGACGGAATAAAGGTTGTAAATGCTTTGGAATGGTTGTTGGGAGAGTAA
- a CDS encoding precorrin-8X methylmutase codes for MSYIKDPKGIEVRSFEMITEGLGNKVDHFAENEKPIVKRLVHTTGDFGYADITEFHNDAVNSAMEAIKSGCKIYCDTNMIVTGLNKIGLAKFGCSAYCLVNDEEVAKEAKERGITRSMVGIERAVKDKDTKIFLIGNAPTALFKLLEEISKEGAEKPKLIAGVPVGFVGCPESKAALSDYDVPFIRTNGTKGGSTVAVAVLHGILYQMFERDRY; via the coding sequence ATGTCGTATATTAAAGATCCGAAAGGGATAGAAGTAAGAAGTTTTGAAATGATTACGGAAGGATTAGGGAATAAGGTAGACCACTTTGCTGAAAATGAGAAGCCAATTGTGAAAAGGCTGGTGCATACTACTGGAGATTTTGGTTATGCAGATATTACAGAGTTTCATAATGATGCGGTAAATTCGGCTATGGAAGCTATAAAATCAGGGTGCAAGATATATTGTGATACAAATATGATTGTTACTGGATTAAATAAAATAGGTCTTGCGAAATTTGGATGTTCAGCATATTGTCTTGTAAATGATGAAGAAGTGGCAAAAGAAGCTAAGGAAAGAGGAATTACAAGATCAATGGTTGGAATTGAAAGAGCAGTGAAAGATAAGGATACAAAAATATTTTTGATTGGAAACGCTCCAACAGCATTATTTAAACTTCTTGAAGAAATAAGCAAGGAAGGGGCGGAAAAGCCTAAACTTATTGCAGGAGTACCAGTAGGATTTGTAGGTTGCCCTGAATCAAAAGCCGCACTTTCAGATTATGATGTGCCATTTATAAGAACTAATGGCACAAAAGGTGGAAGTACAGTAGCTGTGGCAGTATTACACGGAATACTGTATCAAATGTTTGAAAGAGATAGATATTAA
- a CDS encoding energy-coupling factor ABC transporter ATP-binding protein, giving the protein MKEINITDLKDRPCHHLSYGQKKRVSIAAITAMEPELLILDEPTAWLDSKNTKRVSEILDNFSKAGKTMVVSTHDTDFAYEFADYIYVLEKGRIVRQGSRDEVFEDFEFLKKLNLNIPNVLKIKSYLKYKNLDENDYGKFLEEKNLL; this is encoded by the coding sequence ATGAAAGAAATCAATATAACAGATTTAAAAGATAGACCTTGTCATCATCTGAGCTATGGACAGAAAAAAAGAGTCTCAATAGCTGCAATTACGGCAATGGAGCCAGAACTTCTTATTCTAGATGAGCCAACTGCATGGCTTGATTCTAAAAATACAAAAAGAGTATCAGAAATTCTAGATAATTTTTCCAAAGCAGGAAAAACAATGGTGGTATCAACGCACGATACAGATTTTGCCTATGAATTTGCTGACTATATCTATGTCCTTGAAAAAGGGAGAATTGTACGGCAAGGAAGCAGGGACGAGGTTTTTGAAGATTTTGAATTTTTGAAGAAATTAAATTTGAATATTCCGAATGTACTGAAAATAAAAAGTTATCTCAAATATAAAAATCTTGATGAAAATGATTATGGTAAATTCTTGGAGGAAAAAAACTTGCTATGA
- a CDS encoding cobyrinate a,c-diamide synthase produces the protein MRKILISGAMSGSGKTTVSSILMSAFENVAPFKIGPDYIDPGYHELFTGNKSRNLDAFMFDDKTLRHIFETGAKGSNIAIVEGVMGLYDGIGHEKDNFSTAHVSRILDIPVILVVNAKGISTSIAAEVLGFKLFDKNVKIKGIILNNVSSEKLYLNLKEAVERFTGIECVGYLPKNEKLSVESRHLGLKQAFELKGSKELEEKKQLFKEIAQNCLDLEKIYEIAEEFETKSSMDSFEPIMDLKNKYKGKRVGVAKDGAFSFYYESNLELMRFSGLEIVEFSPVKDEKIPQNLDMIYLGGGYPELYWKELSENVSMKESIRQAYENGVKIYGECGGFIYLTNKLNFIDGNSGNFCGIVDVEISMKNRLNIGRFGYINIKTENGICTKGHEFHYSEISVDNEKEKFYKIEKNDGRNWTCGYMKNSLLAGYPHISFYSNIKFFKYLIEKL, from the coding sequence ATGAGAAAAATACTTATATCGGGAGCAATGAGCGGCAGCGGGAAAACTACAGTAAGCAGCATATTAATGTCAGCTTTTGAAAATGTGGCACCTTTTAAAATTGGTCCAGACTACATTGATCCTGGCTATCACGAGTTGTTTACGGGAAATAAATCTCGTAATTTAGATGCTTTTATGTTTGATGATAAAACATTAAGACATATATTTGAAACAGGAGCAAAAGGGAGCAATATCGCTATAGTTGAGGGAGTTATGGGGCTTTATGATGGAATTGGGCATGAAAAGGATAATTTTAGCACAGCTCATGTATCAAGAATACTTGATATACCAGTAATTCTTGTAGTTAACGCAAAAGGAATCTCCACAAGCATAGCTGCCGAAGTTTTGGGTTTCAAGCTGTTTGATAAAAATGTTAAAATAAAGGGCATTATTTTAAATAATGTTTCTTCTGAAAAACTATACTTGAACTTGAAGGAAGCGGTAGAAAGATTTACGGGAATAGAATGCGTAGGATATTTGCCGAAAAATGAGAAATTATCGGTGGAAAGCAGACATTTGGGATTAAAACAGGCTTTTGAATTGAAAGGCTCAAAAGAACTTGAGGAAAAGAAACAGCTGTTTAAGGAAATTGCACAAAATTGTTTAGATTTAGAAAAAATTTACGAAATAGCAGAAGAATTTGAAACAAAAAGCAGTATGGACAGTTTTGAGCCAATAATGGACTTAAAGAATAAATATAAAGGAAAACGTGTCGGAGTCGCTAAAGATGGTGCATTTTCATTTTACTATGAGTCAAATCTGGAACTGATGAGATTTTCGGGATTAGAAATAGTAGAATTTAGCCCTGTAAAAGATGAAAAAATACCACAAAATCTTGATATGATTTATCTCGGTGGAGGGTATCCTGAACTTTACTGGAAAGAATTGTCTGAAAATGTTTCCATGAAGGAAAGTATAAGACAGGCTTATGAAAATGGAGTAAAAATCTATGGAGAATGTGGCGGATTTATTTATTTAACCAACAAGCTGAATTTTATAGACGGAAATAGCGGGAATTTCTGTGGAATTGTAGATGTGGAAATTTCTATGAAAAATAGATTAAACATTGGAAGATTTGGCTATATAAATATAAAAACTGAGAATGGAATTTGTACAAAAGGACACGAATTTCATTATTCAGAAATTTCTGTGGATAATGAAAAGGAAAAATTTTATAAAATAGAAAAAAATGATGGAAGAAATTGGACTTGTGGATATATGAAAAATAGCCTTCTAGCGGGTTATCCACACATTTCTTTTTATTCAAATATAAAATTTTTCAAATATTTAATTGAAAAATTGTAA
- a CDS encoding ABC transporter ATP-binding protein — translation MLEIKDLTIQYGDKAPVVENFSLSLKKGEIITIVGESGSGKSTVLSSILGLLPNGGKIISGDIIYNGESMLSKSLNQWRELRGTEITMISQDSGGTLNPIRKIGKQFVEYIQTHSKMSAKEAEEKAKDMFSKVNLPDPEIIMKSYPHQLSGGMKQRVGIAMALTFHPKIILGDEPTSALDVITQAQIVKEIMDLRKKFDTSIIMVTHNLGVAAYISNKIIVMQNGKIVDAGNKNEVIENPKSEYTKKLLAAVPEIGGERLV, via the coding sequence ATGTTGGAGATAAAAGATTTGACAATTCAGTATGGAGACAAGGCTCCAGTAGTTGAAAATTTTTCTCTTTCATTGAAAAAAGGTGAAATAATAACAATTGTGGGGGAAAGCGGTAGTGGAAAATCTACCGTTCTTTCTTCTATTTTGGGATTATTGCCAAATGGAGGAAAAATAATTTCAGGCGATATAATTTATAATGGAGAATCAATGCTCAGTAAAAGCCTTAATCAATGGAGGGAACTGCGAGGGACTGAAATAACTATGATTTCACAAGATTCAGGAGGAACTCTTAATCCAATAAGAAAAATAGGAAAACAGTTTGTCGAATACATTCAGACGCATTCCAAAATGTCAGCAAAAGAAGCTGAAGAAAAAGCAAAAGATATGTTTTCCAAAGTAAACTTGCCAGATCCTGAAATCATTATGAAAAGCTATCCACACCAATTGTCAGGTGGAATGAAACAGCGTGTAGGAATAGCAATGGCACTTACTTTTCATCCAAAAATTATTTTGGGAGATGAGCCTACAAGTGCGCTAGATGTAATAACGCAGGCTCAAATAGTGAAGGAAATAATGGATTTGAGAAAAAAATTTGACACTTCTATCATAATGGTAACTCACAATCTGGGAGTTGCTGCATATATTTCAAATAAAATAATTGTTATGCAGAATGGAAAAATTGTTGATGCAGGTAATAAAAACGAAGTTATAGAAAATCCAAAAAGTGAATATACTAAAAAACTTCTAGCAGCTGTGCCTGAAATTGGAGGTGAAAGGCTTGTTTAA
- a CDS encoding energy-coupling factor ABC transporter ATP-binding protein → MLRLENITFSYDEETEALKDVTLNIEKGKKTLFLGENGSGKSTLFLIMNGLLKAQKGNIYFEEKKIEHKKKNLEELRKKVGIIFQDPEIQIFAPLVFQEVAYGPENLGYSKDRKKCKQGNERNQYNRFKR, encoded by the coding sequence ATGCTTAGACTTGAAAATATAACTTTTTCATACGACGAAGAAACAGAGGCTCTAAAAGATGTGACTTTGAATATTGAAAAAGGGAAAAAAACATTATTTCTTGGGGAAAATGGCTCAGGAAAATCAACATTATTTTTAATAATGAATGGACTTTTGAAAGCACAAAAGGGAAATATTTATTTTGAAGAGAAAAAAATAGAGCATAAAAAGAAAAATCTCGAAGAATTGAGAAAAAAAGTCGGGATAATTTTTCAGGATCCTGAAATACAGATTTTTGCACCTTTAGTATTTCAGGAAGTAGCTTACGGACCTGAAAATCTTGGATATTCTAAAGATAGAAAAAAATGTAAACAGGGCAATGAAAGAAATCAATATAACAGATTTAAAAGATAG
- the relB gene encoding type II toxin-antitoxin system RelB family antitoxin gives MPTLSLRMEKEDLEFLKEYASINNLNMSSFVRNLILDKIYDEITEEDEKRILKRWKNSKSEKTASAEEVFKRLGL, from the coding sequence ATGCCAACATTATCGCTTAGGATGGAAAAAGAGGATTTGGAATTTTTAAAGGAATATGCAAGTATAAATAACCTTAATATGTCGTCTTTTGTTCGGAATTTAATTTTAGATAAAATATATGATGAAATAACTGAAGAAGATGAAAAAAGAATATTGAAAAGATGGAAAAATTCAAAATCTGAAAAAACTGCTTCTGCTGAAGAAGTTTTTAAAAGGCTAGGATTATAA